The following are from one region of the candidate division KSB1 bacterium genome:
- the uvrB gene encoding excinuclease ABC subunit UvrB: protein MAKFILSSDFKLQGDQPQAVEQLTAGILAGKKYQTLLGVTGSGKTFTMANVIANVNKPTLVISHNKTLAAQLYGEFRSFFPHNAVEYFISYYDYYQPEAYVVATDTYIEKDTSINDEIDRLRLKAASSLLSRDDVIIVASVSCIYGLGSPEDWRRMNLFLDRGQIIRREEILQKLVEILYTRNDVSFERGTFRVRGDVIEVIPAYEKEAIRIEMWGDEVERLTVVDVVTGEVLNELDRVAIYPAKHFITPYERLESALAAIEEELRERVDWFRRHNKLLEAQRLEQRTLYDLEMMREIGYCSGVENYSRHLSGRKPGERPQTLLDYFPKDYLMIIDESHVTIPQIQGMYHGDRSRKETLVEYGFRLPSALDNRPLNFEEFEQMINQVIFVSATPAEYELEKCEGVVVEQIIRPTGLMDPEIEVRPVKGQIDDLIKEIRLRAERNERVLVTTLTKRMAEDLTDYLASAGIRVRYLHSEIDALDRVGILRDLRLAEFDVLVGINLLREGLDLPEVSLVAILDADKEGFLRSERSLIQTAGRAARNAAGKVIFYADVVTDSMRRAIEETNRRRAIQARYNEEHGITPKTIHKTVEEIMSATRVADARPQEYGRRGASEKQLAEAWQRMDGEQRLEFLQQLRRQMMEAAAALEFERAAMIRDQLEELEKDFPLQSAAKP from the coding sequence ATGGCCAAATTTATTCTGTCATCGGACTTTAAACTTCAAGGCGATCAGCCGCAGGCAGTGGAGCAGCTGACCGCCGGTATTTTGGCCGGAAAAAAATATCAGACTCTGCTCGGAGTTACCGGCAGCGGCAAGACGTTCACCATGGCCAACGTCATAGCCAATGTCAACAAACCGACTCTGGTCATTTCTCATAACAAAACCTTGGCTGCGCAGCTCTACGGCGAGTTTCGCAGCTTTTTCCCGCACAATGCGGTCGAATATTTCATCAGCTATTACGATTACTATCAACCCGAAGCTTACGTCGTCGCCACCGACACCTATATTGAAAAAGACACGTCGATCAACGACGAAATCGATCGGCTGCGGCTCAAGGCGGCCAGCTCTCTCTTGTCGCGCGACGATGTCATCATCGTGGCTTCGGTCTCCTGCATCTACGGCCTCGGCTCTCCGGAAGATTGGCGGCGGATGAATCTCTTTCTCGACCGCGGCCAAATCATTCGCAGGGAAGAGATCCTGCAAAAGCTCGTCGAAATTCTTTATACGCGCAATGACGTCTCCTTTGAGCGCGGGACTTTTCGAGTGCGCGGCGACGTCATCGAAGTGATTCCCGCTTACGAGAAGGAAGCGATACGCATCGAGATGTGGGGGGACGAGGTCGAGCGGCTGACGGTGGTGGATGTGGTGACCGGCGAGGTGCTGAATGAACTGGATCGGGTCGCCATTTATCCCGCCAAACATTTCATTACGCCGTACGAGCGCTTGGAATCGGCTTTAGCGGCAATTGAAGAAGAACTGCGCGAGCGCGTGGATTGGTTCCGTCGGCACAACAAGCTGCTCGAAGCGCAACGTCTGGAGCAGCGTACCCTCTATGATTTGGAAATGATGCGCGAAATCGGCTATTGCTCGGGCGTCGAAAACTATTCGCGTCATTTATCGGGACGAAAACCGGGAGAAAGGCCGCAGACGCTGCTGGATTATTTTCCCAAGGATTACTTGATGATCATCGACGAGTCGCATGTGACCATCCCGCAAATCCAGGGAATGTATCACGGCGACCGTTCGCGCAAAGAGACCCTTGTAGAGTACGGCTTTCGTCTGCCCTCGGCGTTGGACAACCGTCCCCTGAATTTCGAAGAATTCGAACAGATGATAAACCAGGTCATCTTTGTTTCTGCCACTCCCGCAGAATACGAGCTCGAAAAGTGCGAAGGGGTGGTTGTCGAGCAGATCATTCGTCCCACAGGGCTCATGGATCCTGAAATCGAGGTGCGGCCGGTCAAAGGCCAGATCGACGATTTGATAAAAGAAATCCGCCTGCGGGCGGAACGCAACGAACGGGTGCTGGTGACGACGCTGACCAAGCGAATGGCCGAAGACCTGACCGATTATCTTGCATCGGCGGGAATACGGGTGCGTTATCTTCACTCGGAAATCGACGCGCTCGATCGCGTCGGCATTTTGCGGGATCTGCGTCTGGCCGAATTCGACGTGCTGGTGGGCATCAACCTCCTGCGGGAGGGCCTCGATCTGCCGGAAGTTTCTTTGGTGGCCATCTTGGATGCGGACAAAGAGGGTTTTCTCCGCTCTGAACGGTCGCTGATCCAAACCGCGGGTCGTGCGGCGCGCAACGCTGCCGGCAAGGTGATTTTCTACGCCGACGTTGTGACCGACTCGATGCGTCGCGCTATTGAAGAAACTAATCGGCGCCGCGCCATCCAGGCCAGATACAACGAGGAACACGGCATTACGCCTAAGACGATTCATAAAACGGTCGAAGAGATCATGAGCGCGACGCGGGTTGCGGATGCACGGCCTCAGGAATATGGCCGACGCGGCGCTTCCGAGAAACAGCTCGCCGAGGCCTGGCAGCGGATGGACGGCGAGCAGCGCCTCGAGTTTCTGCAGCAATTGCGTCGTCAGATGATGGAGGCGGCAGCGGCGTTGGAGTTTGAGCGCGCGGCGATGATCCGCGATCAATTGGAAGAGTTGGAAAAAGACTTTCCCCTTCAATCGGCGGCCAAGCCGTAA